In the genome of Bacillus sp. S3, one region contains:
- the hprK gene encoding HPr(Ser) kinase/phosphatase — protein sequence MKKIAVESLVQKFSLKVVAGEGQLQNVITQSRVHRPGLEFVGHFDFFPTERVQILGKKEITYLHKLSKEERKIRIGNIVQYHPPCFIVTAGEEGLTYLTHHCIEQGIPLLVTNKPEVTSEFITKLDAYLVKELAPEMAVHGVCVNVSGIGILLRGHSGVGKSETAHTLIRRGHRLVADDIVILKKLSPQTILGTHDEKTKEFLALRSIGLLNVVRLYGRKAFQDESRIALDINLTKWEKDALYNDLDQKFHYTDYMGVKIPSIEIQLQPGRDVAGLIEAAANNWYLKQQGYSAAEEFMSRIEADITNSSME from the coding sequence GTGAAAAAAATAGCAGTCGAAAGCTTAGTTCAGAAGTTTTCATTGAAAGTAGTGGCCGGTGAGGGGCAACTGCAAAATGTCATTACGCAATCACGGGTGCATCGTCCAGGCCTGGAATTTGTTGGCCATTTTGACTTTTTCCCGACAGAGCGAGTTCAAATATTAGGAAAAAAAGAAATTACCTATTTACATAAATTAAGCAAAGAGGAACGTAAAATCCGAATCGGAAATATTGTCCAATATCACCCGCCATGTTTTATCGTAACCGCTGGTGAAGAGGGTCTTACTTATTTAACCCACCATTGTATTGAACAGGGGATTCCCTTGCTGGTAACAAACAAGCCAGAGGTCACATCAGAGTTTATCACCAAATTGGATGCGTATTTGGTGAAGGAATTAGCACCGGAAATGGCTGTGCATGGAGTTTGTGTGAATGTTTCTGGGATTGGAATCTTGCTTCGCGGTCATTCAGGGGTAGGAAAAAGTGAGACGGCGCACACGTTAATTCGCCGGGGGCACCGGCTGGTTGCGGACGATATCGTTATCCTTAAGAAGCTTAGCCCGCAGACCATTCTGGGGACTCATGATGAGAAAACCAAGGAGTTTCTGGCTCTTCGCAGTATTGGCTTATTGAATGTGGTCCGCTTATACGGCCGCAAGGCTTTTCAAGATGAATCACGAATTGCGCTTGATATTAATTTAACAAAATGGGAAAAAGATGCCTTGTATAATGATTTGGACCAGAAATTTCACTATACAGATTATATGGGTGTGAAAATTCCGTCTATCGAAATCCAACTCCAGCCTGGACGTGATGTAGCGGGGTTAATTGAGGCAGCGGCAAATAATTGGTATTTGAAGCAGCAAGGATACAGCGCAGCAGAAGAGTTCATGAGCAGGATAGAAGCCGATATTACAAACTCAAGTATGGAATAA
- a CDS encoding alpha/beta hydrolase family protein: MGTLLLLIALTFEIAFAIYCMVTKQNHKKIKNWMRIAVFCAFIILTLSSVIVWSLRWVLPAILLLILAVTGTVSLIRNKTNTKQYKTSKLVWKSIIMLLAFVFALVPAIVFPQHPSPKVTGEYEVATATYTYVDKNRKEEFTDNGDNRFVNVEFWYPKNADEKYPLLVFSHGAYGIKASNTSTYTELASHGYIVVSIDHPYHSFYTRSEDGTNVLINTDYNREVDNLNKEGIYTRDEEYGLIQKWMKLRTDDMNFVIDTILQKAKSDKTSVYQHINTEKIGVFGHSMGGASSVWLGRERDDIDAVVNIDAPFFSDLVYKKEIGDYAARDEAFKTPLLNIYSDDVWGQLDSNSTYVANKLNNKNFKDAYTVHFQGAKHLSLTDLPLFSPILANYIQGGSADIDPYYCVETENSLILKFSDDKLKGIGHFTPKKTY, translated from the coding sequence ATGGGCACTTTACTATTATTGATCGCATTGACTTTCGAGATTGCCTTTGCCATCTACTGTATGGTAACGAAGCAAAACCATAAAAAAATAAAGAATTGGATGAGGATTGCTGTTTTTTGTGCATTTATTATTCTCACACTTTCATCGGTGATTGTGTGGAGTTTGCGCTGGGTACTGCCTGCTATACTGCTCCTCATATTAGCCGTCACGGGAACAGTTTCTCTGATCCGTAACAAAACAAATACTAAACAATACAAAACCTCTAAACTTGTGTGGAAATCGATCATCATGCTATTGGCTTTCGTTTTTGCACTTGTTCCGGCAATTGTTTTTCCACAGCATCCATCGCCAAAAGTGACAGGTGAATATGAAGTTGCAACCGCCACTTACACATATGTTGACAAAAACCGTAAGGAGGAATTTACCGATAATGGAGACAACAGGTTTGTAAATGTGGAATTTTGGTATCCAAAAAATGCAGATGAGAAATACCCGCTTTTGGTGTTCTCACATGGAGCCTATGGTATTAAGGCAAGCAATACCTCTACCTATACCGAGCTGGCAAGCCACGGCTATATAGTCGTTTCAATCGATCATCCCTATCATTCCTTTTATACTCGTTCAGAGGATGGAACGAATGTCTTGATCAATACAGATTATAACCGCGAAGTCGACAATCTCAATAAAGAAGGCATTTACACGAGGGATGAAGAATATGGACTCATTCAAAAATGGATGAAGCTGCGAACAGACGATATGAATTTTGTCATAGATACGATCCTTCAAAAAGCCAAAAGTGACAAAACCTCTGTATATCAACATATCAATACAGAGAAAATTGGTGTGTTCGGACATTCAATGGGCGGGGCATCAAGTGTTTGGCTGGGCAGGGAACGTGATGATATAGATGCAGTTGTAAATATTGATGCCCCGTTCTTTAGTGATCTTGTTTATAAGAAAGAAATCGGAGATTATGCTGCACGTGACGAAGCCTTCAAGACTCCGCTTCTTAACATTTATTCTGACGATGTTTGGGGCCAGCTCGACAGCAACTCCACTTATGTAGCGAATAAGCTCAATAATAAAAACTTTAAAGACGCATATACTGTCCATTTCCAAGGAGCAAAGCATTTAAGCTTGACGGATTTACCGCTTTTCTCTCCTATACTTGCAAATTATATTCAAGGCGGAAGTGCAGACATTGATCCCTATTACTGTGTTGAAACTGAAAATAGCCTCATTTTAAAGTTTTCTGACGACAAATTAAAGGGCATTGGCCATTTTACACCTAAAAAGACGTATTAA
- a CDS encoding LysM peptidoglycan-binding and 3D domain-containing protein, with amino-acid sequence MLKKMITIIAVAVLSVTVSANVQAATITVQKGDTLWGLSRENNTSVEQIEKWNQLTTDLIHPGDILTIAPEKQYTVKQGDTLWDIAMDHHVTVSQLQEWNEIHTDLIHPGLNLLIFESIKTTNTARTEKPIQPAVQAPKETAPAVPAASTGNTNTKEITVKATAYTASCQGCSGITATGINLIENPNQKVISVDPAVIPLGSKVYVEGYGEAIAGDTGGAIKGNRIDVFIPSKQDAINFGVKQLKVTIID; translated from the coding sequence ATGCTTAAAAAAATGATAACAATTATAGCAGTTGCTGTACTCTCAGTAACTGTAAGTGCTAATGTACAAGCGGCAACGATAACTGTACAAAAAGGGGATACCCTTTGGGGACTATCACGCGAAAATAATACATCTGTGGAACAAATCGAAAAGTGGAATCAGCTTACAACGGACCTAATCCACCCTGGAGATATACTAACCATTGCACCGGAAAAACAATATACGGTTAAACAAGGTGACACATTATGGGACATCGCCATGGATCATCATGTAACGGTTTCACAGCTGCAAGAGTGGAACGAAATACATACCGATCTCATCCATCCCGGATTAAATCTATTAATCTTTGAAAGTATAAAAACTACTAATACAGCTAGAACAGAAAAACCAATACAGCCGGCAGTACAAGCGCCAAAGGAAACTGCACCAGCCGTACCTGCTGCATCAACAGGTAATACAAATACAAAAGAAATTACAGTGAAAGCTACAGCCTATACAGCTTCATGCCAAGGATGTTCCGGTATAACAGCTACCGGTATTAACCTTATTGAAAATCCAAATCAAAAGGTAATTTCAGTTGACCCGGCTGTCATACCGCTTGGCAGTAAAGTTTATGTCGAAGGCTATGGGGAAGCCATTGCCGGGGATACTGGCGGAGCCATTAAAGGAAATCGAATTGATGTCTTTATCCCATCTAAACAAGATGCTATTAATTTTGGTGTAAAACAATTAAAGGTTACAATAATTGACTAA
- a CDS encoding glucose PTS transporter subunit IIA, which yields MNAINTSESSVEQKETVMNKILGAISGSFAPILGVLAGSGLISALLSILTTLGWLSAKSATYAILAAAGHAIFYFFPVFLGITLAIKLGANGYVGGAIGAALLEPHYTDLVHSGAQDANFLGIPVILASYSSTVFPILIAVSIYAILNKLLNKVIYKDLQMFINPLISLVVIVPLTILIFGPFGTYVGEAIGMVIEFLSSKSGLLTGAVLGAGWTFLTILGLHWAVIPLAIANLAKGGDPIIAMAAAAPFAQIGMAIGVFLKTKDKDLKTVTGSGIVPGALAGTTELITYGVLVRYKQTMVIVAIAGAIGGAINGALGTRATAFALPSFLSIPVFSPIGFFIIGVLTALVLAMVLTLVFGYEGKNNAVPAKTVKEFGLANVSRETILSPLSGEIVPLGEISDPLFSTETVGKGIAIEPENGEVISPVDGTVTTLFPTEHAIGITSEGGAEILICIGVDTINLKGQFFHSQVKQWDAVKKGDLLIQFDLEKIKAAGFDVKTPVVITNTNQYMDVVPAIDGKVQAKDELIKLIV from the coding sequence ATGAATGCGATTAATACGAGTGAATCTTCTGTAGAACAAAAGGAAACGGTTATGAATAAAATTTTAGGAGCAATCAGTGGTAGTTTTGCACCTATTTTAGGGGTACTTGCCGGATCTGGATTAATTTCAGCGTTATTATCTATTTTAACGACATTGGGATGGTTATCTGCTAAAAGTGCAACCTATGCCATTCTGGCCGCAGCTGGACATGCTATATTTTACTTCTTTCCCGTTTTTCTCGGGATTACATTAGCGATAAAACTCGGAGCCAATGGCTATGTTGGCGGTGCGATTGGTGCGGCACTTTTGGAACCGCATTATACGGATTTAGTTCATTCTGGTGCTCAAGATGCAAATTTCTTAGGGATTCCGGTTATACTCGCCAGCTATTCCTCCACTGTTTTTCCTATCTTAATTGCTGTTTCAATTTATGCCATTTTAAATAAACTTTTGAATAAAGTCATTTACAAAGACTTACAAATGTTTATTAACCCACTAATTTCATTAGTTGTTATTGTTCCTTTAACTATCCTTATTTTTGGTCCTTTTGGTACATATGTCGGTGAAGCGATCGGAATGGTTATCGAGTTTTTAAGTTCAAAAAGCGGGCTTTTAACTGGGGCTGTACTGGGTGCAGGATGGACTTTCCTAACGATATTAGGCCTTCACTGGGCAGTCATTCCATTAGCGATTGCCAATCTTGCCAAAGGCGGCGATCCGATTATTGCGATGGCAGCTGCTGCACCTTTTGCTCAAATAGGGATGGCGATAGGGGTCTTTTTGAAAACGAAGGATAAGGACTTAAAAACGGTCACTGGATCAGGAATTGTTCCAGGTGCATTAGCTGGCACAACAGAACTTATCACTTATGGTGTCCTTGTACGTTATAAACAAACGATGGTCATTGTCGCAATTGCAGGAGCAATTGGTGGAGCGATTAATGGGGCACTTGGCACAAGAGCAACGGCATTTGCTCTTCCAAGCTTCTTATCTATTCCTGTTTTTTCACCGATAGGATTCTTTATCATCGGTGTGTTAACTGCTTTGGTATTAGCTATGGTTCTGACACTTGTATTTGGATATGAAGGAAAAAATAATGCAGTGCCAGCTAAAACGGTAAAAGAATTTGGACTGGCGAATGTAAGTAGAGAAACCATCTTAAGTCCATTGAGCGGGGAAATTGTTCCATTAGGCGAAATAAGCGATCCTCTTTTTTCAACTGAGACGGTAGGAAAAGGAATTGCGATTGAACCCGAAAACGGCGAAGTGATTTCACCCGTTGACGGAACGGTTACCACTCTATTTCCGACGGAGCATGCCATCGGTATTACATCAGAAGGGGGGGCTGAAATCTTAATTTGTATTGGGGTTGATACGATTAATTTAAAAGGTCAGTTTTTCCATTCTCAAGTAAAGCAATGGGATGCAGTGAAGAAAGGCGACTTGCTTATTCAATTTGACCTTGAAAAAATTAAAGCTGCAGGCTTTGATGTAAAAACTCCTGTAGTCATTACTAATACCAATCAATATATGGATGTTGTCCCAGCGATAGATGGGAAGGTTCAAGCAAAAGATGAATTAATCAAGCTGATCGTATAA
- the ahpF gene encoding alkyl hydroperoxide reductase subunit F: protein MILDADIKAQLAQYLQMMEGDVLLKVSAGSDDVSRDMVALVDELATMSSNIKIEHAQLQRTPSFSVNRIGEDTGITFAGIPLGHEFTSLVLALLQVSGRAPKVEQKVIDQIKTIKGEFHFESYISLSCHNCPDVVQALNVMSLVNPGITHTMIDGAAFNEEVESKQVMAVPTVFLNGESFGSGRMSLEEILAKVGSAPDASEFADKDPFDVLVVGGGPAGASAAIYAARKGIRTGIVAERFGGQIMDTLGIENFISVKQTEGPKLAASLEEHVKEYDVDVMNLQRAKSLEKKDFIEVELENGAVLKSKTVILSTGARWRNVGVPGEAEFKNKGVAYCPHCDGPLFAGKHVAVIGGGNSGIEAAIDLAGIVKHVTVIEFAPELKADSVLQDRLYSLPNATVIKNAQTKEITGIDKVNGITYIDRGTGAEHHIELQGVFVQIGLVPNTDWLDETIERTRMGEIIVDKHGATTIPGVFAAGDCTDSAYKQIIISMGSGATAALGAFDYLIRN from the coding sequence ATGATACTAGATGCAGATATAAAAGCACAATTAGCCCAATATCTTCAAATGATGGAAGGCGATGTGCTGCTCAAAGTTAGCGCAGGATCTGATGACGTTTCTCGTGACATGGTGGCTCTAGTGGATGAATTAGCCACCATGTCATCCAATATTAAGATTGAACATGCACAATTACAGCGGACACCGAGCTTCAGTGTGAATCGGATCGGAGAAGATACCGGGATCACTTTTGCCGGCATCCCGCTTGGCCATGAATTTACCTCATTAGTTCTGGCTCTCTTGCAAGTAAGCGGAAGAGCTCCGAAGGTTGAACAAAAGGTCATTGATCAAATTAAAACGATTAAAGGTGAATTTCACTTTGAATCTTATATTAGCCTGAGCTGCCACAACTGTCCTGATGTGGTACAAGCACTGAACGTAATGAGTCTTGTTAATCCTGGCATTACTCATACCATGATTGATGGCGCAGCGTTTAATGAAGAAGTAGAAAGCAAACAGGTTATGGCCGTCCCAACGGTGTTCCTAAATGGAGAATCGTTTGGCAGCGGCCGGATGTCACTAGAGGAAATCCTTGCAAAAGTCGGCAGCGCTCCAGATGCTTCAGAGTTTGCTGATAAGGATCCTTTCGATGTCCTCGTTGTCGGCGGCGGGCCAGCGGGTGCAAGTGCGGCCATCTATGCGGCACGTAAAGGCATTCGTACAGGCATTGTTGCTGAACGATTTGGCGGTCAGATTATGGATACTCTCGGCATCGAGAACTTTATTAGCGTAAAGCAGACAGAAGGTCCAAAACTTGCAGCAAGCCTTGAAGAGCATGTGAAAGAATACGACGTTGATGTCATGAATTTGCAGCGGGCAAAAAGCTTAGAAAAGAAAGATTTCATCGAGGTTGAGCTGGAAAACGGCGCTGTTCTAAAAAGCAAAACCGTCATCCTCTCAACAGGTGCCCGTTGGCGCAATGTCGGTGTCCCAGGTGAAGCAGAGTTTAAGAACAAAGGTGTAGCTTACTGCCCTCATTGCGACGGCCCGCTATTTGCAGGAAAACACGTTGCGGTTATTGGCGGCGGTAATTCCGGTATTGAAGCAGCCATTGATCTTGCGGGTATTGTAAAGCATGTAACAGTTATTGAATTTGCACCAGAGTTGAAAGCTGATTCTGTATTGCAAGATCGACTTTACAGCCTTCCAAATGCAACGGTCATCAAAAATGCTCAAACAAAGGAAATTACCGGTATCGACAAGGTAAACGGTATTACCTACATTGACCGTGGAACGGGAGCAGAGCACCATATTGAATTACAAGGTGTATTTGTTCAGATTGGTCTCGTCCCAAATACCGATTGGTTAGACGAAACGATTGAACGCACCAGAATGGGCGAAATCATCGTTGATAAGCATGGAGCTACCACCATCCCTGGTGTCTTTGCTGCAGGCGACTGTACAGATAGCGCATATAAACAAATCATCATTTCGATGGGTTCAGGTGCTACTGCTGCCCTAGGTGCATTCGATTATCTTATCCGAAATTAA
- a CDS encoding malate:quinone oxidoreductase, translated as MSNRQTRTDVILIGAGIMSATLGTLLKELVPGWKMTVFEKLENAGEESSNEWNNAGTGHSALCELNYTVEKSDGSIDISKAIKINEQFQVSRQFWSYLVNSNLIGNPQDFIRPLPHMSLVEGEKNVTFLKKRFEALSNNPLFEGMEFSDDHDKLTQWIPLIMEGRLLKEPIAATKVDSGTDVNFGALTHKLFDHLKNQNVDIKYKHQVEDIKRTSDGLWELKVWNMDTGAIERHTAKFVFIGGGGGSLPLLQKSGIPESKHIGGFPVSGLFLVCNNPEIVAQHHAKVYGKAKVGAPPMSVPHLDTRYIDNKKSLLFGPFAGFSPKFLKTGSNMDLLGSVKPNNVLTMLAAGAKNIPLTKYLIQQVMLSKEKRVEELREFIPNAKSEDWDIVVAGQRVQVIKDTDAGGKGTLQFGTEVVSGADGSIAALLGASPGASTAVHVMLEVLKKCFPQHLEAWEPKIKEMIPSYGVSLVENSELFHEIHTSTARTLGLSENLKVQKETAR; from the coding sequence ATGAGTAACAGACAAACTAGAACAGACGTTATCTTAATTGGTGCCGGAATCATGAGTGCGACTTTGGGAACACTTTTGAAAGAATTAGTACCGGGCTGGAAAATGACAGTTTTTGAGAAGCTCGAAAACGCAGGAGAGGAAAGCTCTAACGAATGGAATAATGCAGGTACGGGGCATTCTGCACTATGCGAGCTTAATTACACCGTCGAAAAATCGGACGGATCGATAGATATTAGCAAAGCGATAAAAATTAATGAACAGTTTCAGGTTTCAAGACAGTTTTGGTCGTATCTTGTAAACAGCAATCTGATCGGTAATCCACAGGACTTTATCAGACCATTGCCACATATGAGTTTAGTTGAAGGTGAAAAGAATGTTACTTTTTTGAAAAAACGTTTTGAAGCGCTTTCGAACAACCCATTGTTTGAAGGAATGGAATTTTCCGATGACCATGACAAACTGACGCAATGGATTCCGCTTATCATGGAAGGCCGTTTATTGAAGGAACCAATAGCAGCTACAAAAGTCGACTCTGGAACGGATGTTAACTTTGGCGCTTTAACGCACAAGCTGTTTGACCACTTAAAGAATCAAAACGTTGATATTAAATATAAGCATCAAGTTGAGGATATAAAACGTACGAGCGACGGCTTATGGGAATTGAAAGTGTGGAATATGGATACCGGCGCCATTGAACGCCATACGGCGAAATTCGTCTTTATCGGCGGCGGGGGCGGGTCCTTGCCGTTACTGCAAAAATCCGGTATTCCTGAAAGTAAGCATATTGGAGGATTCCCTGTAAGCGGACTATTCCTGGTATGTAACAATCCGGAGATTGTAGCGCAGCACCATGCAAAAGTATATGGCAAAGCTAAAGTTGGTGCGCCTCCGATGTCTGTGCCGCATCTTGATACACGATACATCGACAACAAAAAGTCTTTGTTATTTGGACCGTTTGCCGGATTCTCGCCCAAGTTCTTAAAAACAGGTTCAAATATGGATTTATTAGGTTCCGTAAAACCGAATAATGTCCTCACCATGTTAGCGGCAGGTGCAAAAAACATTCCGTTAACAAAATATTTAATTCAGCAAGTGATGTTATCAAAAGAAAAGCGAGTGGAAGAGTTACGCGAATTTATTCCGAACGCGAAAAGCGAAGATTGGGATATCGTCGTAGCAGGCCAACGTGTGCAAGTGATTAAGGATACCGATGCGGGCGGCAAAGGAACGCTTCAATTTGGTACGGAAGTTGTTAGTGGGGCCGATGGGTCGATCGCTGCATTGCTCGGTGCTTCTCCGGGTGCTTCTACCGCCGTTCATGTCATGCTCGAGGTATTAAAAAAATGCTTCCCGCAACATTTAGAGGCGTGGGAGCCGAAAATAAAAGAAATGATTCCTTCTTATGGCGTGTCACTAGTTGAAAACTCAGAGCTTTTCCACGAAATTCATACGTCAACAGCGCGGACGCTTGGTCTAAGTGAAAACTTGAAGGTACAGAAAGAGACCGCTAGATAA
- the sdaAA gene encoding L-serine ammonia-lyase, iron-sulfur-dependent, subunit alpha: MSFSSLKELIELAKTEKTTIYELMINAEIEQKGYDRKTIIEKMAKQFTVMEEAVREGTTSSVMSRTGLTGGDGYRLHQYAENGNSFVNSKTLKAAANALGVSEVNAAMGRIVATPTAGSAGILPAVLVHALDSGKFTREEIVQSMFTASALGLVIANRASISGAAGGCQAEVGSATAMAAGTLVELAGGTPAQVGNAVGIALKNSLGLVCDPVAGLVEIPCILRNGLHAITAQAAADMALAGVVSIIPPDEVIHVMHEVGQQMPESLRETGIGGLAGTPTGQKLKAQIFREKTSGCGPAKYESAYEIIGPVMVGPSSSHTAGAVRIGNIASQLLNERPSYVKFSLMGSFAETYQGHGTDLALIAGVLGLSTMDAGIPNAKTLAEENGLQYEFTKRVLGSYHPNTVLVELSGASRTVKLLASSLGGGKVEVQELDDYPLKFSGERPTFVIRHSDRKGAIAELSGILYRNGFNIARMANERSKINGPAITICEIDNKMDDTLLTLLKKEIPIIDEIVLVKTN, encoded by the coding sequence ATGTCTTTTTCAAGTTTAAAAGAATTGATTGAGCTTGCCAAAACAGAAAAAACAACCATTTATGAGTTAATGATAAACGCAGAGATCGAGCAAAAGGGGTATGATAGAAAAACGATAATCGAGAAAATGGCGAAGCAATTTACTGTAATGGAGGAGGCTGTCCGTGAAGGGACGACGAGCTCCGTTATGTCCCGTACCGGCTTGACGGGAGGTGATGGATACCGCCTTCACCAATATGCTGAAAACGGGAATTCCTTTGTTAATTCTAAGACACTAAAGGCCGCAGCAAATGCCCTCGGTGTATCGGAAGTAAATGCGGCAATGGGGCGGATTGTGGCCACGCCAACAGCGGGTTCAGCGGGAATTTTGCCAGCTGTCCTTGTTCATGCCCTTGATAGCGGGAAATTTACACGTGAAGAGATTGTACAGTCCATGTTCACTGCCTCTGCCCTCGGCTTGGTCATTGCGAATAGGGCTTCCATATCAGGTGCTGCAGGCGGCTGTCAGGCAGAGGTTGGATCAGCCACTGCAATGGCAGCCGGCACTCTCGTTGAACTTGCCGGCGGTACCCCGGCGCAGGTTGGAAACGCCGTTGGAATTGCGTTGAAGAATTCTCTTGGGTTGGTTTGTGACCCTGTTGCCGGGTTGGTGGAAATCCCGTGCATCCTTCGCAACGGATTACATGCGATTACCGCCCAAGCAGCAGCAGATATGGCTTTGGCAGGGGTAGTCAGCATCATCCCCCCGGATGAAGTAATCCATGTGATGCATGAAGTGGGGCAGCAAATGCCTGAATCGTTGAGGGAAACCGGTATCGGCGGTCTAGCCGGCACCCCGACGGGTCAAAAATTAAAAGCGCAGATTTTCAGAGAAAAAACGAGTGGCTGCGGGCCGGCCAAATACGAAAGTGCTTATGAGATTATTGGACCGGTTATGGTTGGACCATCAAGTTCTCATACAGCCGGGGCAGTCCGGATTGGCAATATTGCCAGCCAGCTGTTAAACGAAAGACCATCATATGTTAAATTCTCGCTGATGGGTTCCTTCGCCGAAACCTATCAAGGACATGGAACCGACTTAGCTCTAATAGCAGGTGTACTTGGGCTGTCTACCATGGATGCAGGCATTCCCAATGCAAAAACTCTTGCTGAAGAAAACGGCTTACAATACGAGTTCACGAAACGGGTGCTTGGAAGCTATCACCCGAATACGGTTCTCGTAGAATTATCTGGGGCTTCACGTACGGTAAAGCTCTTGGCCAGCTCTTTAGGCGGCGGTAAAGTGGAGGTTCAGGAATTGGATGATTATCCGTTAAAATTTTCCGGTGAACGGCCCACATTCGTGATTCGCCATAGTGACCGGAAGGGAGCGATTGCTGAATTATCTGGAATCCTTTATCGAAACGGCTTTAACATCGCCCGAATGGCGAATGAACGTTCAAAAATCAATGGTCCGGCGATCACGATTTGCGAAATCGATAATAAAATGGATGACACTCTATTAACTTTATTAAAAAAGGAAATACCAATTATTGACGAAATTGTCTTAGTTAAAACTAATTAG
- a CDS encoding DUF3021 family protein has protein sequence MKMSKFVQKLMKDFLLIFASIIIMMTILRQIYNPDLAFDLKSIYIIMAFSFFSAFIGFILYSPHDLSEKKRRIRMAIHFLTLEILLIALASIFDVVNNVVDGIILALQIAGIYILVRLLSWKHDKKEAQEINEKLKAFKSSQ, from the coding sequence ATGAAGATGTCCAAATTTGTACAAAAGCTTATGAAGGATTTCCTGCTAATCTTCGCTTCGATCATCATTATGATGACAATTTTGCGTCAAATATATAATCCCGATTTGGCCTTTGATTTAAAGTCCATTTATATCATTATGGCATTTTCATTTTTTAGTGCATTCATTGGATTTATTTTGTATTCTCCTCATGATCTAAGTGAGAAGAAAAGGCGTATTCGAATGGCCATTCATTTTCTCACCTTGGAGATTCTATTGATTGCCCTTGCCAGCATTTTTGATGTAGTGAATAACGTAGTGGATGGAATCATTCTTGCCTTGCAAATTGCAGGAATCTATATCCTGGTTCGTCTGCTGTCATGGAAACACGATAAAAAAGAAGCCCAAGAAATTAACGAAAAACTAAAGGCGTTTAAGAGTAGTCAATGA
- a CDS encoding LytTR family DNA-binding domain-containing protein, producing the protein MKISIEKINKELGEEILIRCHEVDDEINEIVNKLKTDDLTILGYQNERVHRIKLSDIYYFEAVDGKVFIYCKDNVFQVKQKLYEIEELCKNKNCFRASKSTILNIAKISSIYPSISGRFEAILDNGERAVVSRQYVPVLKNRLGL; encoded by the coding sequence ATGAAAATTTCAATAGAAAAGATAAACAAAGAACTGGGCGAAGAGATCCTCATTAGGTGTCATGAGGTGGATGACGAAATAAACGAAATCGTAAACAAGCTGAAAACAGACGACCTCACTATACTCGGATATCAAAATGAGAGAGTTCACCGAATTAAGCTTAGTGATATTTATTATTTCGAGGCAGTTGACGGAAAGGTGTTTATTTACTGTAAGGACAACGTCTTTCAAGTAAAACAAAAGCTTTATGAGATCGAGGAATTATGTAAAAATAAGAACTGTTTTCGGGCATCGAAATCGACTATTTTAAACATCGCTAAAATTTCATCTATTTATCCGTCCATAAGCGGCCGATTTGAAGCGATACTTGATAATGGGGAACGTGCTGTTGTATCAAGGCAGTATGTGCCTGTCCTTAAAAATAGGCTTGGCTTGTAA